One window from the genome of Cricetulus griseus strain 17A/GY chromosome 2, alternate assembly CriGri-PICRH-1.0, whole genome shotgun sequence encodes:
- the Rhebl1 gene encoding GTPase RhebL1 isoform X3 produces MPLVRYRKVAILGYRSVGKTSLAHQFVEGEFLEGYDPTVENTYSKTVTLGKDEFHLHLVDTAGQDEYSILPYSFIIGVHGYVLVYSVTSLHSFQIIKSLYQKLHEGHGKTRLPVVLVGNKADLSPDREVQLIQGKKLAQSWGATFMESSARENQLTQDVFIKVIQEIVRVENSYGQDRRCYLM; encoded by the exons ATGCCTCTGGTGCGCTACAGGAAGGTGGCCATCCTGGGGTACCGCTCGGTAG GGAAGACATCTTTGGCCCATCAATTTGTGGAAGGCGAGTTCCTGGAAGGCTACGATCCTACAGTGGAGAATA CTTACAGCAAGACAGTGACTCTTGGCAAAGATGAGTTTCATCTACATCTagtggacacagcagggcag GATGAGTACAGCATTCTGCCCTATTCGTTCATCATTGGGGTCCATGGTTACGTGCTTGTATATTCTGTCACCTCTCTGCATAG CTTCCAAATCATTAAGAGCCTGTACCAAAAGCTACATGAAGGCCATGGTAAAACTCG GCTACCTGTGGTGCTTGTGGGGAACAAGGCAGATCTCTCTCCAGACAG AGAGGTGCAGTTAATTCAAGGGAAGAAGCTGGCACAGTCCTGGGGCGCTACGTTTATGGAATCATCTGCTAGAGAGAATCAG TTAACTCAAGATGTTTTCATCAAAGTCATCCAGGAAATTGTCCGTGTGGAGAATTCTTATGGGCAAGACCGCCGATGCTATCTTATGTGA
- the Rhebl1 gene encoding GTPase RhebL1 isoform X2, protein MPLVRYRKVAILGYRSVVRKDKRCECRWMIILQQSLVLKGKTSLAHQFVEGEFLEGYDPTVENTYSKTVTLGKDEFHLHLVDTAGQDEYSILPYSFIIGVHGYVLVYSVTSLHSFQIIKSLYQKLHEGHGKTREVQLIQGKKLAQSWGATFMESSARENQLTQDVFIKVIQEIVRVENSYGQDRRCYLM, encoded by the exons ATGCCTCTGGTGCGCTACAGGAAGGTGGCCATCCTGGGGTACCGCTCGGTAG TCCGAAAGGACAAACGGTGTGAATGTAGGTGGATGATTATATTACAACAATCTCTGGTCCTTAAAGGGAAGACATCTTTGGCCCATCAATTTGTGGAAGGCGAGTTCCTGGAAGGCTACGATCCTACAGTGGAGAATA CTTACAGCAAGACAGTGACTCTTGGCAAAGATGAGTTTCATCTACATCTagtggacacagcagggcag GATGAGTACAGCATTCTGCCCTATTCGTTCATCATTGGGGTCCATGGTTACGTGCTTGTATATTCTGTCACCTCTCTGCATAG CTTCCAAATCATTAAGAGCCTGTACCAAAAGCTACATGAAGGCCATGGTAAAACTCG AGAGGTGCAGTTAATTCAAGGGAAGAAGCTGGCACAGTCCTGGGGCGCTACGTTTATGGAATCATCTGCTAGAGAGAATCAG TTAACTCAAGATGTTTTCATCAAAGTCATCCAGGAAATTGTCCGTGTGGAGAATTCTTATGGGCAAGACCGCCGATGCTATCTTATGTGA
- the Rhebl1 gene encoding GTPase RhebL1 isoform X1, with amino-acid sequence MPLVRYRKVAILGYRSVVRKDKRCECRWMIILQQSLVLKGKTSLAHQFVEGEFLEGYDPTVENTYSKTVTLGKDEFHLHLVDTAGQDEYSILPYSFIIGVHGYVLVYSVTSLHSFQIIKSLYQKLHEGHGKTRLPVVLVGNKADLSPDREVQLIQGKKLAQSWGATFMESSARENQLTQDVFIKVIQEIVRVENSYGQDRRCYLM; translated from the exons ATGCCTCTGGTGCGCTACAGGAAGGTGGCCATCCTGGGGTACCGCTCGGTAG TCCGAAAGGACAAACGGTGTGAATGTAGGTGGATGATTATATTACAACAATCTCTGGTCCTTAAAGGGAAGACATCTTTGGCCCATCAATTTGTGGAAGGCGAGTTCCTGGAAGGCTACGATCCTACAGTGGAGAATA CTTACAGCAAGACAGTGACTCTTGGCAAAGATGAGTTTCATCTACATCTagtggacacagcagggcag GATGAGTACAGCATTCTGCCCTATTCGTTCATCATTGGGGTCCATGGTTACGTGCTTGTATATTCTGTCACCTCTCTGCATAG CTTCCAAATCATTAAGAGCCTGTACCAAAAGCTACATGAAGGCCATGGTAAAACTCG GCTACCTGTGGTGCTTGTGGGGAACAAGGCAGATCTCTCTCCAGACAG AGAGGTGCAGTTAATTCAAGGGAAGAAGCTGGCACAGTCCTGGGGCGCTACGTTTATGGAATCATCTGCTAGAGAGAATCAG TTAACTCAAGATGTTTTCATCAAAGTCATCCAGGAAATTGTCCGTGTGGAGAATTCTTATGGGCAAGACCGCCGATGCTATCTTATGTGA
- the Rhebl1 gene encoding GTPase RhebL1 isoform X4, whose protein sequence is MPLVRYRKVAILGYRSVVRKDKRCECRWMIILQQSLVLKGKTSLAHQFVEGEFLEGYDPTVENTYSKTVTLGKDEFHLHLVDTAGQDEYSILPYSFIIGVHGYVLVYSVTSLHSFQIIKSLYQKLHEGHGKTRLPVVLVGNKADLSPDRCVNPCCSWQRKRGAVNSREEAGTVLGRYVYGIIC, encoded by the exons ATGCCTCTGGTGCGCTACAGGAAGGTGGCCATCCTGGGGTACCGCTCGGTAG TCCGAAAGGACAAACGGTGTGAATGTAGGTGGATGATTATATTACAACAATCTCTGGTCCTTAAAGGGAAGACATCTTTGGCCCATCAATTTGTGGAAGGCGAGTTCCTGGAAGGCTACGATCCTACAGTGGAGAATA CTTACAGCAAGACAGTGACTCTTGGCAAAGATGAGTTTCATCTACATCTagtggacacagcagggcag GATGAGTACAGCATTCTGCCCTATTCGTTCATCATTGGGGTCCATGGTTACGTGCTTGTATATTCTGTCACCTCTCTGCATAG CTTCCAAATCATTAAGAGCCTGTACCAAAAGCTACATGAAGGCCATGGTAAAACTCG GCTACCTGTGGTGCTTGTGGGGAACAAGGCAGATCTCTCTCCAGACAGGTGTGTAAACCCCTGTTGCTCATGGCAAAGGAAA AGAGGTGCAGTTAATTCAAGGGAAGAAGCTGGCACAGTCCTGGGGCGCTACGTTTATGGAATCATCTGCTAG